Proteins encoded together in one Triticum dicoccoides isolate Atlit2015 ecotype Zavitan chromosome 7B, WEW_v2.0, whole genome shotgun sequence window:
- the LOC119341017 gene encoding blue copper protein-like, which yields MGSGGKCLALAALLLVSCASTATAAKYTVGDTSGWTTGADYTTWASDKKIKVGDTLVFNYAGGAHNVAEVSAADYASCSAANALSSDGSGATTIALKTAGKHYFICGVTGHCSNGMKLVVNVAAATAASPPKASPTPDTPDTPSTTPTSPSTPGATPKTPATVLAPPAKQSESGATGLRATALTGLGIAGLVAAGLF from the exons ATGGGTTCTGGTGGCAAGTGTCTGGCGTTGGCCGCGCTGCTGCTCGTGAGCTGCGcgtcgacggcgaccgcggcgaagTACACCGTCGGCGACACCTCCGGCTGGACCACCGGGGCGGACTACACCACCTGGGCCAGCGACAAGAAGATCAAAGTCGGCGACACCCTCG TGTTCAACTACGCCGGTGGGGCGCACAACGTGGCGGAGGTGAGCGCGGCGGACTACGCGTCCTGCTCCGCCGCGAACGCGCTCAGCAGCGACGGCAGCGGCGCCACCACCATCGCGCTCAAGACCGCGGGGAAGCACTACTTCATCTGCGGCGTCACCGGCCACTGCAGCAACGGCATGAAGCTCGTGGTcaacgtcgccgccgccaccgccgcctcgccgcccaagGCGTCCCCGACCCCGGATACCCCCGACACCCCCTCCACCACCCCGACGTCCCCGTCCACCCCCGGCGCCACGCCCAAGACCCCGGCGACCGTGCTCGCGCCCCCGGCCAAGCAGTCGGAGTCCGGCGCCACCGGGCTCAGGGCCACGGCGCTGACTGGCCTGGGCATCGCCGGGCTTGTGGCCGCGGGTCTCTTCTAG
- the LOC119342065 gene encoding probable DNA helicase MCM9 isoform X1 → MPPPAPHEEFKAADGEACKYAEHVPKLAKFLCSFHSDDLRRILLHPESTLHFPLVIDFAELLDFDPGLAKILYNDPKDFLRAFDKVAQRAQASRSSCCATQIFLFFAYIPAFLEHFFFSSQSEVLCNLRKGEALGNPDESRPAAVQKGFVHVRVNVCGSPLEFPESSLSIGKVRVKHRGILLTLKGTVIRSGGVKMIEGEREYQCRKCNCRFRCYPELEAGNRITLPASCPSMSSKGCQSASFQLIGDSISCHDYQEIKIQESVQLLDVGSIPRSMPVILMDDLVDLVKAGDDVIVTGILSAKWSSDFKDVRCNLDPMFIANYVRRTNELKSGIDIPEEIIKDFELFWAENRATPLEGRNKILKGICPQIFGLFTVKLAVALTLIGGVQHVDASGTKVRGEPHMLLVGDPGTGKSQFLKFAAKLSNRSVITTGLGSTSAGLTVTAVKDGGEWMLEAGALVLADGGLCCIDEFDSMREHDRTTIHEAMEQQTISVAKAGLVTTLSTRTTVFGATNPKGQYDSNESLSVNTTLSGPLLSRFDIVLVLLDKKNPKLDGIISSHILAQSTKAEENKASDAAVKSTQPLGIKEWTLPCLRRYIHYVKQRFKPVLTKEAESVISGYYQLQRRDGTHNAARTTVRMLESLIRLAQAHARLMFRNEVTQLDAIAAILCIESSMTISAIIDGDGNALNSNFQENPDQEYIKEEQKIRDKLADYLY, encoded by the exons atgccgccgccggcgccgcacgAGGAGTTCAAGGCCGCCGACGGCGAGGCATGCAAGTACGCAGAGCACGTGCCTAAGCTCGCCAAGTTCCTCTGCAGTTTCCACTCCGACGACCTCCGCCGCATCCTCCTCCACCCCGAGTCCACGCTCCACTTCCCCCTCGTCATCGA CTTCGCGGAGCTCCTGGACTTCGACCCCGGCTTGGCCAAAATACTCTACAACGACCCCAAGGACTTCCTCCGCGCCTTCGACAAGGTCGCCCAGCGCGCCCAGGCGAGTAGATCATCCTGCTGCGCGACCCAGATCTTCCTTTTCTTCGCTTATATCCCCGCATTTCTCGAGCACTTTTTTTTCTCTTCTCAGAGCGAGGTGTTGTGCAACCTCCGAAAGGGCGAGGCGTTGGGTAATCCGGACGAGTCGAGGCCCGCTGCCGTGCAGAAGGGGTTCGTGCACGTGCGCGTCAACGTCTGCGGGTCGCCACTGGAATTCCCTG AGTCGTCGCTGAGCATCGGGAAGGTTAGGGTGAAGCATAGGGGGATTCTGCTGACATTGAAGGGGACTGTGATCAGATCAGGCGGTGTGAAGATGATCGAGGGCGAGCGGGAGTATCAATGCAGGAAATGCAACTGCAG GTTCCGCTGCTATCCTGAGCTAGAGGCTGGGAATCGTATAACTCTACCTGCATCTTGCCCATCCATG AGTTCAAAAGGTTGTCAAAGTGCTTCTTTCCAATTGATAGGAGATAGCATAAGCTGTCATGATTATCAAGAAATAAAAATCCAAGAAAGCGTGCAACTTCTGGATGTTGGGTCCATACCCCGTTCCATGCCTGTGATTTTGATGGATGACCTTGTTGATCTTGTTAAAGCTGGAG ATGATGTCATTGTTACGGGTATATTATCTGCAAAGTGGTCCTCTGATTTTAAGGATGTGCGTTGCAACCTTGATCCTATGTTTATTGCCAATTATGTGAG GAGAACTAATGAGCTGAAGTCTGGTATAGACATCCCTGAGGAAATTATCAAGGATTTTGAGCTTTTCTGGGCAGAAAACAGAGCTACTCCACTAGAAG GAAGAAATAAAATCTTGAAAGGCATTTGTCCTCAGATTTTTGGGTTATTCACGGTAAAGCTTGCag TTGCTCTTACATTGATTGGTGGGGTGCAGCATGTTGATGCTTCTGGAACAAAGGTTCGTGGCGAACCACATATGCTTCTTGTTGGTGATCCAG GTACTGGTAAATCCCAGTTTTTGAAGTTTGCTGCTAAATTGAGCAACCGTTCTGTGATTACAACTGGTCTTGGAAGTACCAGTGCTGGTTTGACTGTGACTGCTGTCAAGGATGGAG GTGAGTGGATGCTTGAGGCTGGTGCCCTTGTGCTGGCTGATGGTGGTTTGTGCTGCATAGACGAATTTGATAG TATGCGAGAGCATGACAGGACAACAATACATGAAGCCATGGAACAACAAACAATAAGCGTTGCAAAG GCTGGACTGGTGACAACACTCAGTACAAGGACTACTGTCTTTGGTGCCACTAATCCAAAAGGACAATATGATTCAAATGAAT CCTTATCCGTGAATACAACACTTTCAGGACCATTGTTGAGTAGATTTGATATAGTTCTTGTTCTCTTGGATAAAAAGAACCCTAAGTTGGATGGTATAATTTCATCTCATATATTAGCCCAG AGCACCAAGGCAGAAGAAAACAAGGCCAGTGACGCTGCCGTAAAAAGCACCCAACCTTTGGGTATAAAAGAGTGGACACTCCCCTGTTTGAGAAG GTATATCCACTATGTAAAGCAACGGTTCAAACCGGTGCTGACAAAGGAAGCAGAAAGTGTTATCTCAGGCTATTATCAGCTTCAGCGGAGAGATGGAACACATAATGCAG CGAGGACAACTGTGCGTATGCTTGAGAGTTTGATAAGGCTGGCCCAAG CACACGCAAGACTAATGTTCAGAAATGAGGTTACACAGCTTGATGCTATTGCTGCCATATTATGCATCGAGTCCTCCATGACAATATCCGCAATCATAGACGGTGATGGAAACGCTCTGAACTCCAATTTCCAAGAGAATCCTGATCAGGAAT ATATCAAAGAGGAGCAGAAAATTCGTGACAAGCTTGCGGATTACCTATACTAA
- the LOC119342065 gene encoding probable DNA helicase MCM9 isoform X2, producing the protein MPPPAPHEEFKAADGEACKYAEHVPKLAKFLCSFHSDDLRRILLHPESTLHFPLVIDFAELLDFDPGLAKILYNDPKDFLRAFDKVAQRAQSEVLCNLRKGEALGNPDESRPAAVQKGFVHVRVNVCGSPLEFPESSLSIGKVRVKHRGILLTLKGTVIRSGGVKMIEGEREYQCRKCNCRFRCYPELEAGNRITLPASCPSMSSKGCQSASFQLIGDSISCHDYQEIKIQESVQLLDVGSIPRSMPVILMDDLVDLVKAGDDVIVTGILSAKWSSDFKDVRCNLDPMFIANYVRRTNELKSGIDIPEEIIKDFELFWAENRATPLEGRNKILKGICPQIFGLFTVKLAVALTLIGGVQHVDASGTKVRGEPHMLLVGDPGTGKSQFLKFAAKLSNRSVITTGLGSTSAGLTVTAVKDGGEWMLEAGALVLADGGLCCIDEFDSMREHDRTTIHEAMEQQTISVAKAGLVTTLSTRTTVFGATNPKGQYDSNESLSVNTTLSGPLLSRFDIVLVLLDKKNPKLDGIISSHILAQSTKAEENKASDAAVKSTQPLGIKEWTLPCLRRYIHYVKQRFKPVLTKEAESVISGYYQLQRRDGTHNAARTTVRMLESLIRLAQAHARLMFRNEVTQLDAIAAILCIESSMTISAIIDGDGNALNSNFQENPDQEYIKEEQKIRDKLADYLY; encoded by the exons atgccgccgccggcgccgcacgAGGAGTTCAAGGCCGCCGACGGCGAGGCATGCAAGTACGCAGAGCACGTGCCTAAGCTCGCCAAGTTCCTCTGCAGTTTCCACTCCGACGACCTCCGCCGCATCCTCCTCCACCCCGAGTCCACGCTCCACTTCCCCCTCGTCATCGA CTTCGCGGAGCTCCTGGACTTCGACCCCGGCTTGGCCAAAATACTCTACAACGACCCCAAGGACTTCCTCCGCGCCTTCGACAAGGTCGCCCAGCGCGCCCAG AGCGAGGTGTTGTGCAACCTCCGAAAGGGCGAGGCGTTGGGTAATCCGGACGAGTCGAGGCCCGCTGCCGTGCAGAAGGGGTTCGTGCACGTGCGCGTCAACGTCTGCGGGTCGCCACTGGAATTCCCTG AGTCGTCGCTGAGCATCGGGAAGGTTAGGGTGAAGCATAGGGGGATTCTGCTGACATTGAAGGGGACTGTGATCAGATCAGGCGGTGTGAAGATGATCGAGGGCGAGCGGGAGTATCAATGCAGGAAATGCAACTGCAG GTTCCGCTGCTATCCTGAGCTAGAGGCTGGGAATCGTATAACTCTACCTGCATCTTGCCCATCCATG AGTTCAAAAGGTTGTCAAAGTGCTTCTTTCCAATTGATAGGAGATAGCATAAGCTGTCATGATTATCAAGAAATAAAAATCCAAGAAAGCGTGCAACTTCTGGATGTTGGGTCCATACCCCGTTCCATGCCTGTGATTTTGATGGATGACCTTGTTGATCTTGTTAAAGCTGGAG ATGATGTCATTGTTACGGGTATATTATCTGCAAAGTGGTCCTCTGATTTTAAGGATGTGCGTTGCAACCTTGATCCTATGTTTATTGCCAATTATGTGAG GAGAACTAATGAGCTGAAGTCTGGTATAGACATCCCTGAGGAAATTATCAAGGATTTTGAGCTTTTCTGGGCAGAAAACAGAGCTACTCCACTAGAAG GAAGAAATAAAATCTTGAAAGGCATTTGTCCTCAGATTTTTGGGTTATTCACGGTAAAGCTTGCag TTGCTCTTACATTGATTGGTGGGGTGCAGCATGTTGATGCTTCTGGAACAAAGGTTCGTGGCGAACCACATATGCTTCTTGTTGGTGATCCAG GTACTGGTAAATCCCAGTTTTTGAAGTTTGCTGCTAAATTGAGCAACCGTTCTGTGATTACAACTGGTCTTGGAAGTACCAGTGCTGGTTTGACTGTGACTGCTGTCAAGGATGGAG GTGAGTGGATGCTTGAGGCTGGTGCCCTTGTGCTGGCTGATGGTGGTTTGTGCTGCATAGACGAATTTGATAG TATGCGAGAGCATGACAGGACAACAATACATGAAGCCATGGAACAACAAACAATAAGCGTTGCAAAG GCTGGACTGGTGACAACACTCAGTACAAGGACTACTGTCTTTGGTGCCACTAATCCAAAAGGACAATATGATTCAAATGAAT CCTTATCCGTGAATACAACACTTTCAGGACCATTGTTGAGTAGATTTGATATAGTTCTTGTTCTCTTGGATAAAAAGAACCCTAAGTTGGATGGTATAATTTCATCTCATATATTAGCCCAG AGCACCAAGGCAGAAGAAAACAAGGCCAGTGACGCTGCCGTAAAAAGCACCCAACCTTTGGGTATAAAAGAGTGGACACTCCCCTGTTTGAGAAG GTATATCCACTATGTAAAGCAACGGTTCAAACCGGTGCTGACAAAGGAAGCAGAAAGTGTTATCTCAGGCTATTATCAGCTTCAGCGGAGAGATGGAACACATAATGCAG CGAGGACAACTGTGCGTATGCTTGAGAGTTTGATAAGGCTGGCCCAAG CACACGCAAGACTAATGTTCAGAAATGAGGTTACACAGCTTGATGCTATTGCTGCCATATTATGCATCGAGTCCTCCATGACAATATCCGCAATCATAGACGGTGATGGAAACGCTCTGAACTCCAATTTCCAAGAGAATCCTGATCAGGAAT ATATCAAAGAGGAGCAGAAAATTCGTGACAAGCTTGCGGATTACCTATACTAA